The nucleotide window TCTTAAGTCTAAAAAAACTTTATCACCTTTTTGTATTTTTTTATATATTGCATTTGTTACTTCATCTCTTGATCCTAATTCATTAACAAATCTAATTTTATTTTGATCAACTAAATATCCACCCTCGCCCCTTGCACTTTCACTTATTAGTATATTTGTATCTAATAAAGTTGTTGGATGAAATTGTATAAATTCCATATTAGATAGTTTTACTCCTGCTCTTAATGCCACAGCAATTCCATCTCCACTATTTGAGTATGAATTTGTTGTATTGTTTTTATATATACCAGCATAACCACCTGTAGCTAAAATTGTTGTTTTTGAAAGAATTTCTTTTACTTCACCAGAAGAAATATCTAAAAATATTCCTCCTTTGCAAATATTATCTTCAATAATCAAATCAAGTAAAAAATAATCACATAAAAAATCTATATCATTTTTTATGCATTGATCGTATAATGTATGAATAATTTTTAAGCCAGTATAGTCACTTGAGTAACAAGTTCTAATATTTTTTGTTCCACCAAATTTTCTTTGTGAAAAGTTGTCATTGCTATCTCTATTAAATGGCACACCTATGGAATCTAACCATAAAATAGAATTTTTTGCTTCTTTACAGATATATTCAATATTATCTTTTATAGAGAGTTTATAAGAGCCTTGATAAGTGTCTTCAATATGTTTTGAAATGCTATCATTATTCTCATATAAGACTGCGTTTATACCACCTTGCGCTTGAACTGTTTGTGAGTATGTTGGATGAGTTTTTGAAATAATTAATACGTTAGAATTTGATTCTTTAGCATTAATAGCTGCCGTTAAACCTGCTCCACCTGCTCCTATAACTAAAACATCTATCATGTTAATCCCAAAATTCTTTTAGAGGTTCTTCTTTTTCTTTTATACTGTCTGAATCAAAATTAAAATCAATTTCTTCTATTTTATCTTTATTTTTAATTCGAATTTTATCTTCTTTTATTTGAGATGAATAGTCTTTTTTTTCAATAGGAAATTCTTGTTTATTTTTTAATTTTAGATAATCAGCAATGATTCTTTCATATTCATTGAAATCAAGTATAATTACACCTGGTTTACCATCTCTAAGTATAATTGCTTTTTCTATCTCTTTTTTATTTAATTTGTCAAAAATATATTTACTTTTTCTTACTAATTCAGTTGAAGAATACATTTCATTTGATGTATATTGTAGTAGTGACATTAAATTCCTTTACATATTATAATATGTATTATAACACATTATTAAATTCTTTTTATTTAAAAAAATAAAAGATGATTAACAAATCATTATAAATTGTATTATGCAAATTTTATACCATATAATGGCTGTTTATAAGAAATTTTCTAAATATTTAATAATAAGTATTTTTTTATGATTAACATTAATATTTGTAATATAATTAAAATTAGTAATAAAATATAATT belongs to Arcobacter defluvii and includes:
- a CDS encoding FAD-binding protein translates to MIDVLVIGAGGAGLTAAINAKESNSNVLIISKTHPTYSQTVQAQGGINAVLYENNDSISKHIEDTYQGSYKLSIKDNIEYICKEAKNSILWLDSIGVPFNRDSNDNFSQRKFGGTKNIRTCYSSDYTGLKIIHTLYDQCIKNDIDFLCDYFLLDLIIEDNICKGGIFLDISSGEVKEILSKTTILATGGYAGIYKNNTTNSYSNSGDGIAVALRAGVKLSNMEFIQFHPTTLLDTNILISESARGEGGYLVDQNKIRFVNELGSRDEVTNAIYKKIQKGDKVFLDLRHLGLNKIKELIPQERNLAYHFSNIRIENELLPIIPAAHYSMGGIKTDLHTKTNIDNLYACGECSQASIHGANRLGGNSLLEIITFGKLAGLNASKKAKEIKSFNTNQTHLEINTKLINDIFNYPNKIDFYENKEIFSNEIFSKLGIFKTEKSINDFIEILDEQLSILNQMGIGDKSKYYNTNLVEFLEFINILQISKVIALNAKNRKESRGSHNRLDYKESLKSYEKFSYTYFKNSKLEIGFEDIQ